GGGAAATATCAATTTAATATCAATGAAAGATACTCATATTGTAGTTGCAGGTATTGATAAGCTGGTAAGAACCATTGAAGAGGGAATATCTGTTGTAAAGCTTGAAACAATATTTGCAACAGGGAAAACAACCCCTGCATACATGAATGTTATTTCATCACCATCAAAAACAGCAGATATTGAACAGGTGCTTCTAAAGGATATGTACGGTGCCAAAAGAGTTATACTGATACTTCTAGATAATGGAAGGCGCGAAGCACTTGAAGAAAATGAAGAAAGTCTACTTTGTATTGGCTGCGGTAGCTGTATCGTTTCATGCCCTGTTTATAATGTAACTGGATATGAATTCGGTTATAAAGGATATTTAGGGGGTAGAGGAGTAGCATTAAGTCGTTTTATTAAAGACCTTGAAACATCTTATAACTCTGGATTATATAAATGCACTTTATGCGGTTTATGCACTTTAGAATGTCCTGTTAATATAAAAACAAACAGAATGATCGAGAGATTAAGAAAGGAATCTGTTGATAATGATATATTTCCAGGAAAACATCATGAAACCGCAGCGAGAATTAAGAAGAAGGGATCACCTTTTGAAAATTAGATTTTTGGTTAAATGTAAAATATAAATAATTGTTAATATAATTTAAACAAAAATAAGCAAATAAATTATAGTTAGAAACCTATTTATTATACTTAAAAACAGAAATATTAAACAAATTGTCATAATATTTTTAGGGTAACAATTCTGGAGTTTAATAAGTAAATAGGATGAATTAACCTATATTTTAATGCTTAGTACCATTATAACTATCTGATTAATAAATGGAGGTATATAATTTGCTTCTCTTAATAAGTCCAATAAACACTGAAGAGGCACACGAAGCCATAGCAGGCGGTGCTGATATAATCGACGTCAAAAATCCAAAGGAAGGATCACTGGGTGCAAACTTTCCATGGGTCATTAAAAGCGTGAGGGAAATGACTCCAAAAGATATGCTTGTAAGCGCAACACTGGGTGATGTACCATACAAACCAGGCACAGTATCACTTGCAGCATTGGGAGCATCAGTTTCAGGAGCAGATTACATTAAAGTAGGATTGTACGGAACAAAAAACTATGATGAAGCACTCGAAGTTATGGAAAATGTCGTTAAAACAGTTAAAGATTATAACAAGGATGCTCTTGTGGTGGCATCAGGGTATGCAGATGCACACCGTGTAGGTGCAGTAGATCCAATGGAAATACCAAGGGTTGCTGCAGATTCCGGTGCAGACCTTGCAATGGTGGACACTGCAGTTAAAGACGGTAAAACACTTTTTGACTTTATGGATGAAGAGTTAATAACCAGATTCAATGAGGAAATTCATGATTACGGGCTGAAATCAGCGCTTGCAGGATCGGTTAAAAAGGATCAGCTTTCCATTTTATACAAATTGGGCTGTGATGTAGTCGGTATCAGAGGAGCCGCATGTACAGGTGGTGACAGGAACTCGGGAAAGATTCACCGAAGTGCGGTTAGTGAATTAAAGAAAATGATTGAAAATTTTTAAGCCTAAAATACTCTTATTTTCCTCTTTTATAGAAAACTTTTAAATGTTTAAAAAACAGAAAATTTAAAAACCATATAGTTTTTTTTATAGTTACTCGAAAAAATATGGAGGTATTTGGTGTACTTTAATAAATTAAAAAATGCCCAGGAAGGTTATACATTTGATGATTTTTTAATGATACCTTCTGCATCTTCTGTAGAACCAAAAGATGTAAAAACAAAGTCAAGGGTTTCAAATAAATACGATATAAATATCCCTATCATCAGCTCAGCAATGGACACTGTAACAGAATCTGCAATGGCAATAGCGCTTGCTCAGGAAGGTGGAATAGGAGTCATACACAGAAATATGACCATAGAAGAACAGGTTGAAGAAGTTAAGAATGTAAAAACATCAAGCGACCTGACAATAAGAGATGTTATCACTATCACTCCTGATTCTTCAATTAAAGATGCAAATGATATAATGAACTATGAAGATGTTAGCGGTCTTCCAGTAGTGAAAGATGATATTGTTGTGGGAATTATAAGCAGAAGAGATATAAAACCCATTATTAATTCCGATTTTAACAAGAAAGTAGAAGAAATAATGACTGAAGATGTGCTCACCATCCCTGAATCAACATCCCCAGATGAAGCACTGGATATTGCATATGAAAACAAAGTAGAAAGGCTTCCAGTAGTTCGCAATGGGAAAATCATGGGGATAGTTACAGTCCGTGATATTCTGGAGCGTAAGAAATTTCCAAAAGCTTCCAGGGATAAAAGGGGAAAATTTCTGGTTGCTGCAGCAACAGGTCCATTTGATCTGGAACGTGCCATGGCACTTGACGATGCAGGGGCTGATATAATAGCAATAGACGTTGCACATGCACATAATTTAAACGTTGTTGATTCTGCAAAGAATATTAAAGATAATATCGACGCTGATTTAATTGTGGGTAATATAGCAACAGCTGAAGCTGCAGAAGACTTACTTGCCAAGGAAATAGACGGGCTTAAGGTGGGTATTGGTCCCGGATCAATATGTACCACAAGAATAATCGCAGGAGTGGGTGTTCCCCAATTAACAGCTGTATCACAGGTAGCTGATGTTGCAAGCCAGTATGATATTCCAGTTATTGCAGATGGTGGTTTAAGATTTTCAGGAGACATAGCAAAGGCCATAGCTGTTGGTGCTGACTGTGTAATGCTTGGAAGTTTGCTTGCAGGGACATATGAAGCTCCTGGAGATGTTGTAATAATGAATGGAAGAAAATTCAAACAATACAGGGGAATGGGTTCCCTTGGAGCAATGACCGGCGGATTCGGTGCAGGGACAGATAGAT
Above is a genomic segment from Methanobacterium sp. containing:
- a CDS encoding LUD domain-containing protein, with the protein product GNINLISMKDTHIVVAGIDKLVRTIEEGISVVKLETIFATGKTTPAYMNVISSPSKTADIEQVLLKDMYGAKRVILILLDNGRREALEENEESLLCIGCGSCIVSCPVYNVTGYEFGYKGYLGGRGVALSRFIKDLETSYNSGLYKCTLCGLCTLECPVNIKTNRMIERLRKESVDNDIFPGKHHETAARIKKKGSPFEN
- the guaB gene encoding IMP dehydrogenase; translation: MYFNKLKNAQEGYTFDDFLMIPSASSVEPKDVKTKSRVSNKYDINIPIISSAMDTVTESAMAIALAQEGGIGVIHRNMTIEEQVEEVKNVKTSSDLTIRDVITITPDSSIKDANDIMNYEDVSGLPVVKDDIVVGIISRRDIKPIINSDFNKKVEEIMTEDVLTIPESTSPDEALDIAYENKVERLPVVRNGKIMGIVTVRDILERKKFPKASRDKRGKFLVAAATGPFDLERAMALDDAGADIIAIDVAHAHNLNVVDSAKNIKDNIDADLIVGNIATAEAAEDLLAKEIDGLKVGIGPGSICTTRIIAGVGVPQLTAVSQVADVASQYDIPVIADGGLRFSGDIAKAIAVGADCVMLGSLLAGTYEAPGDVVIMNGRKFKQYRGMGSLGAMTGGFGAGTDRYFQEVKGSMKHSKLVPEGVEGVVPYKGPVSEVLFQLIGGLKSSMGYCGAETIKDMKEKSRFIKITASGMAESHPHDLTITNESPNYPTTRLI
- a CDS encoding (5-formylfuran-3-yl)methyl phosphate synthase, translated to MLLLISPINTEEAHEAIAGGADIIDVKNPKEGSLGANFPWVIKSVREMTPKDMLVSATLGDVPYKPGTVSLAALGASVSGADYIKVGLYGTKNYDEALEVMENVVKTVKDYNKDALVVASGYADAHRVGAVDPMEIPRVAADSGADLAMVDTAVKDGKTLFDFMDEELITRFNEEIHDYGLKSALAGSVKKDQLSILYKLGCDVVGIRGAACTGGDRNSGKIHRSAVSELKKMIENF